The window GCGTGCAACGCCGCGTCGCCGTCGCTGTGCGCCTTTAATCCAAACGGCGAATCGATCGCCACGCCGCAAAGTTTCATCGGCTTGCCCTCCTCAAAGCCGTGAACGTCCAGCCCCTGCCCAATCCAAACCTTATCGCTTGGCGGCTCTAATCCGACGATCTCGCCGCCGAAAGTCAGTTTCGCCGCCAGTTCCGAACCCTCCACATAGCGCGTAACTCCGCCGCACGCGCTAATCAGCGTGCTTTCATCGCTAAAGCCGCTTTTTTGTTTCAAAGCCGATCGTAACGCGCTAACGAGGCTAAGCTGCGGCGTTTGAACGCGCCAAGCCTTGTCTCGATCGACGACCTCAAAATCGCCGCTTACGAGCGTATCCACGACGCGAATTGCCGGCGCGACGCATTGAACGCTTCTTGAAACGCGCCCGACAAACTCTCCGTTACTGCGCGCGAGTAGTAAATCCGATTTGCTATTTTTCGCGTCTAAAACGCGCCGAATAACATCTATCGGCGTAAGCGCCCGCGCCGCGTCGGCGACTAAAACCCATTCGCTAGTTACGACGCTTAGCGCGTTTTTTAGGCTCTCCTCGCGCGTCGAACCGCCCGCGACAATCTCGTAATCGCACAGCGATCGCATAATAGCTATCTCGTCTATCG is drawn from Helicobacteraceae bacterium and contains these coding sequences:
- the ispF gene encoding 2-C-methyl-D-erythritol 2,4-cyclodiphosphate synthase, with the translated sequence MSDITLILMAAGESTRFRGAVKKQWLRVGEKPLWEFAVDRFAAEFEFNKIIIAAPIDEIAIMRSLCDYEIVAGGSTREESLKNALSVVTSEWVLVADAARALTPIDVIRRVLDAKNSKSDLLLARSNGEFVGRVSRSVQCVAPAIRVVDTLVSGDFEVVDRDKAWRVQTPQLSLVSALRSALKQKSGFSDESTLISACGGVTRYVEGSELAAKLTFGGEIVGLEPPSDKVWIGQGLDVHGFEEGKPMKLCGVAIDSPFGLKAHSDGDAALHALIDAILGACGLGDIGGWFPDDDAAYKNADSAELLGLVLAKIRRFGFAVRSADITIAAQKPRLENYKIAMKKRIAKLLDLRYERVNIKATTTEKLGFIGRGEGVAALAIANVGYASF